Proteins from a genomic interval of Youhaiella tibetensis:
- a CDS encoding LacI family DNA-binding transcriptional regulator gives MSTKGKTLRELAAELDVSITTVSRALAGHEAIALKTRQRVVEAARKYGYVPNMAARQLVSGRSGFVGFILPVRGPNFVDSYVGEFVTGLGEGLVPHGVDLFIATVQQGQSELAVLKHVVESGRADGIVVPRIGEADERIDYLMSRDFPFVAHGRLLDESKKFNWLDADSISAFSEAFDLLYDLGHRHFGLVSISDAMTFRHLRERGLREAMVRRGDPSVTLDIVSAPRFDRGATVAAVNRLLHAEKRPSAIIGLFDELALTVMEEAARAGISIPRDLSVIGFDNIAASAYAPPGLTTFETGTRNAAREIAGMLVQVIERRPPEPLTKLIRPTLISRSSHGPVPDDFRK, from the coding sequence ATGTCGACAAAGGGGAAGACGTTGCGGGAGCTCGCCGCTGAGCTCGACGTCTCCATCACCACAGTTTCGCGCGCATTGGCCGGTCACGAGGCCATCGCCCTCAAGACCCGGCAGCGGGTCGTGGAGGCGGCGCGCAAGTATGGCTATGTGCCCAACATGGCCGCGCGTCAGCTCGTCTCCGGACGCAGCGGCTTCGTCGGGTTCATCCTGCCGGTCCGCGGCCCGAACTTCGTGGACTCCTATGTCGGTGAATTCGTCACCGGGCTCGGCGAGGGCCTGGTCCCCCACGGGGTCGATCTCTTCATCGCCACGGTGCAACAGGGGCAGTCGGAACTCGCCGTCCTCAAGCACGTGGTCGAATCCGGGCGCGCGGACGGCATCGTGGTGCCCCGTATCGGGGAGGCCGACGAGCGCATCGACTACCTGATGTCGCGCGACTTTCCGTTCGTCGCCCACGGCCGGCTTCTCGATGAAAGCAAGAAGTTCAACTGGCTCGATGCCGACAGCATCAGTGCCTTCTCGGAAGCTTTCGACCTGCTCTACGACCTGGGTCACCGCCATTTCGGCCTGGTCAGCATTTCGGACGCCATGACCTTCCGCCACCTGCGGGAGCGCGGACTGCGCGAGGCCATGGTGCGTCGTGGCGACCCGTCCGTGACGCTCGACATCGTGAGCGCGCCCCGCTTCGATCGAGGCGCGACGGTTGCCGCGGTCAACAGGCTGCTCCATGCCGAAAAGCGCCCGAGCGCCATTATCGGTCTCTTCGATGAACTGGCGCTGACCGTGATGGAGGAGGCGGCGCGAGCCGGCATCTCCATCCCGCGCGACCTGTCGGTCATCGGCTTCGACAATATTGCCGCGTCGGCCTATGCGCCGCCGGGGCTGACGACCTTCGAGACGGGAACCAGAAACGCTGCCCGCGAGATCGCGGGAATGCTGGTGCAGGTCATTGAAAGGCGGCCGCCAGAGCCGCTGACCAAACTCATCCGGCCCACGCTCATCTCACGATCCAGCCACGGGCCGGTGCCGGACGACTTTCGCAAATGA
- a CDS encoding ABC transporter substrate-binding protein: MILKSGGVAAAIAVAIVAASSHATLAQDAAGSTCGTDRTIDIAEMTWPSAAALAHIHARILEAGYGCKVEVVTGDTVPTSTSMLTRGTPAVAPELWTSAIQEQWEAGLKDGEVVELADAITDGTVEGWFIPRYTQEAHPELTSAEAVIAHPEVFPDPEDSSKGRLYSCPPGWACELSTSALYEAFDMQDKWNLFSPGSGGALDASIARAFTRSEPILFYYWGPTAILGKYDAVQLDLGEAKPEVYACNTDPDCADPAGVTAYPSSPAVVGAAAWIKEEAPNVADYFSKVGLSNAQISKLLVYGDENKADAAATAENFLKTEQDVWTKWVPADVADKVKATLG; encoded by the coding sequence ATGATATTGAAGTCCGGTGGCGTAGCCGCCGCGATTGCCGTCGCCATTGTCGCTGCTTCCAGCCACGCCACGCTCGCTCAGGACGCCGCGGGTTCGACCTGCGGGACCGATCGCACCATCGACATCGCCGAGATGACCTGGCCCTCCGCGGCCGCGCTTGCACACATCCATGCGCGCATCCTCGAGGCGGGTTATGGCTGCAAGGTCGAGGTGGTCACGGGCGATACTGTTCCTACGTCCACCTCCATGCTCACCCGTGGCACGCCTGCCGTGGCCCCCGAGCTCTGGACCAGTGCGATCCAGGAACAGTGGGAAGCCGGCCTCAAGGACGGCGAAGTCGTCGAGCTGGCCGACGCCATTACGGACGGCACTGTCGAAGGTTGGTTCATCCCCCGCTACACGCAGGAAGCGCATCCGGAGCTGACGTCCGCCGAAGCGGTGATCGCTCATCCGGAAGTGTTTCCGGACCCGGAGGACAGCAGCAAGGGTCGTCTTTACTCGTGTCCTCCGGGTTGGGCGTGCGAGCTTTCGACCTCTGCGCTCTACGAAGCCTTCGACATGCAGGACAAGTGGAACCTGTTCTCGCCCGGTTCGGGCGGTGCGCTCGATGCCTCGATCGCCCGCGCCTTCACCCGTAGCGAGCCTATCCTGTTCTACTACTGGGGCCCGACCGCGATCCTGGGCAAGTACGACGCTGTGCAGCTCGATCTGGGTGAAGCCAAGCCCGAGGTCTACGCCTGCAACACCGATCCGGACTGCGCCGACCCGGCAGGCGTGACCGCCTATCCGTCCTCTCCGGCCGTCGTCGGCGCCGCCGCCTGGATCAAGGAAGAAGCGCCCAACGTCGCCGACTACTTCTCCAAGGTCGGGCTTTCCAACGCCCAGATCAGCAAGCTGCTGGTCTATGGCGACGAGAACAAGGCGGACGCTGCCGCCACGGCAGAGAACTTCCTCAAGACCGAGCAGGACGTCTGGACCAAGTGGGTTCCGGCCGATGTCGCCGACAAGGTCAAGGCGACCCTGGGCTGA
- a CDS encoding quaternary amine ABC transporter ATP-binding protein: MTDTSENAITIRGVTKIFGDDPQTALAMLRDGKSKAEVQAETGQVVGLDAVSLDIARGQIFVVMGLSGSGKSTLIRHVNRLIEPTAGDIFVGGENVLAMSAEELRAFRRKSVAMVFQKFGLLPHRSVIDNVAYGLEVRGVGRRERREAAAKWIETVGLAGYEDARPRQLSGGQQQRVGLARALALDTDIVLMDEAFSALDPLIRSGMQDQLLELQKTLNKTILFITHDFDEALKIGNRIAVLKDGSVQQVGKPEDIVLRPANEHIEEFVRDVNKARAIHVRSIMETGETELCEQAVSMDARCEDVLPLFADHKWVGVLDQSGQQIGRVTARQVIGALARHG, from the coding sequence ATGACCGATACGAGCGAAAATGCCATCACCATCCGGGGCGTGACCAAGATCTTTGGCGACGACCCGCAAACTGCCCTCGCCATGCTGCGCGACGGCAAGAGCAAGGCCGAGGTACAGGCCGAGACCGGCCAGGTAGTAGGGCTCGACGCGGTGTCGCTCGACATCGCCCGGGGGCAGATCTTCGTGGTCATGGGGCTTTCGGGTTCGGGGAAGTCCACGCTGATCCGCCATGTCAACCGGCTGATCGAGCCGACTGCCGGCGACATCTTCGTGGGCGGCGAGAACGTGCTGGCCATGAGCGCCGAGGAACTTCGCGCGTTCCGCCGCAAGAGCGTGGCAATGGTGTTCCAGAAGTTCGGCCTCCTGCCGCACCGCAGCGTCATCGACAATGTCGCCTATGGGCTCGAAGTGCGCGGCGTCGGCCGTCGCGAACGGCGCGAGGCGGCGGCCAAGTGGATCGAGACTGTGGGATTGGCCGGCTACGAGGACGCGCGTCCGCGCCAGCTCTCGGGCGGGCAGCAGCAGCGCGTCGGCCTGGCTCGCGCCCTGGCGCTCGACACCGACATCGTCCTGATGGACGAGGCATTCTCCGCCCTTGACCCGTTGATCCGCTCGGGGATGCAGGACCAGTTGCTCGAGCTCCAGAAGACGCTCAACAAGACGATCCTGTTCATAACGCACGACTTCGACGAGGCGCTCAAGATCGGCAACCGCATCGCGGTGCTCAAGGACGGTTCCGTCCAGCAGGTGGGCAAGCCCGAGGACATCGTGCTGCGTCCGGCCAACGAGCACATCGAGGAGTTCGTCCGCGACGTCAACAAGGCCCGCGCCATCCACGTCCGCTCGATCATGGAGACGGGCGAAACCGAGCTATGCGAACAGGCGGTCTCGATGGACGCCCGCTGCGAGGACGTGCTGCCCTTGTTCGCCGACCACAAATGGGTCGGCGTGCTCGACCAGAGCGGCCAGCAGATCGGCCGCGTCACCGCGCGCCAGGTCATCGGCGCACTGGCTCGCCACGGGTAG